The following DNA comes from Marichromatium purpuratum 984.
GCTGGTCGCCGGGGTAGGGCTGTTGCTCCAGGGCCTGGCGGTGGTCCACCAGCTGCGTGTCCAGCGTGGCTCGGGGACGGGCTGGCTGGTGCTGCTCTATGTGCTGCTGGTGCTGTTGCCGCAGGTGGCGGTGGTGGTCGCCGCGCTCGGTCTGCTCGATGTCTGGGTGGACATCCGCGCCCGGGCAGCGCGCCTGCCCTCGCGTCGGCGCTGAGGCTTGAATCGCATGCAGACGACGAACGATTTAAGAGGAAATATCACGTGGAACTCATTCTGCTGAAGAACGTTGGTGGTCTTGGCTCGCTCGGAGACAAGGTCAATGTGCGTCCGGGCTACGGTCGTAACTACCTGGTGCCGCGCGGCTTCGCCGTGGTCGCCACCGCCGAGAACCTGGAGGCCTTCGAGGCGCGTCGCGCCGAACTCGAGCAGCTCGCCGCCGAGCAGCTGGCCGCCGCCGAGGCGCGCAAGGCCGAACTCGAGGAGATGCGTGTGACCGTCGCCCGCAAGGCCGGTGACGAGGGTCGTCTGTTCGGCTCGGTCGGCACCGCCGATATCGCCGAGGCGGTCACCGCAGCCGGTATCGCGCTCGACAAGTCCGAGGTGCGTCTGCCCAACGGCGCCTTCCGCGCCACCGGTGAGTACGAGGTCGCGCTGCACCTGCACGCCGATGTCGATACCACCATCATGGTCGACGTCGTCCCGGAAGACTGAGTCCGCCGCTCGCTCTGCCCTCACCGGGGCCTGTGCGTGGATACAGGGGCGCTTTGCGCCCCTGTGTTGTCTCTGCGCCATCGTGCTGTCGTTGCTGTCCCGCGCGCCTGCTCTGGGCGGCCTTGGATGGTCGCGGACCACGCTTGCCAACGCCTGGTGCATGACACCACAATCAGGGCGTCCGAGCCCCGCTCGAACGACACGCCAGCGGATCCTGATCAACCTCCCCGAGCGTCGCCGAGCCGGTTATCCTTTCCTCCGGGGGCCTCATGTTCGACCCTGATACCGAAGAGCTTGCCGCGCTCGCCGCCGAGGGTGGCATGGATCGGGTGCGGGTGCCGCCGCACAACCTCCACGCCGAGCAGTCGTTGCTCGGTGGTCTGATGCTCGACAACAGTGCCTGGGATCGGGTCGCCGATGTGGTCTCGGCCCCCGACCTGTATCGGCGTGAGCACCGCTTGATCTTCCAGTCGATCGCTCGGCTCGCCGAATCCGACCAGCCCTTCGACGTCGTCACCCTCGCCGAGACCCTGGAGCGCTCCGAGCAGCTCGAGGCCGCCGGCGGGCTGTCCTATCTCGCCACCCTGGTCAACGAGACCCCGAGTGCGGCGAACATCAAGGCCTATGCGCAGATCGTGCGCGACACCTCGGTGTTGCGTCAGATGATCGCCGCCGGTACCGCGATCGCCGACAGCGGTTACGACAGCCAGGGGCGTCCGGTCACCGAGCTGCTCGACGACGCCGAGCGTCAGGTGTTCGAGATCGCCGAGCAGCAGGCGCGCGGCGGCGGTGGTTTCCAGCCGATCAAATCGTTGCTCAACCTCGCCGTCGAACGGATCGACACCCTCTATCAGAGCGATGAGCCGATCACCGGCCTGGCCACCGGGTTCACCGACTTCGACGGTATGACCTCCGGTCTGCAGCCCTCGGATCTGGTGATCGTCGCCGGGCGACCGTCGATGGGCAAGACCACCTTCGCGATGAACATGGCCGAGCACGTCGCCATCCAGTCGAAGCGCCCGGTGGCGGTGTTCAGCATGGAGATGCCGGGCGACTCGCTGGCGATGCGCATGATGTCCTCGCTCGGGCGCATCGATCAGCACCGGGTGCGGACCGGCAAGCTCGAGGACGACGAGTGGCCGCGGTTGACTTCGGCGGTCAATATCCTCGCCTCGGCGAAGATGTTCATCGACGACACACCGGCGCTGTCGCCGACCGAAGTGCGCGCGCGCGCGCGCCGGCTCAAGCGCGAACAGGACGACCTGGCGCTGATCGTGATCGACTATCTGCAGCTGATGCAGGCTCCGGGGGTGGGGGAGAACCGCGCCACCGAGATCTCGGCGATCTCGCGCTCGCTCAAGGCTCTGGCCAAGGAACTCGACGTCCCGGTGATCGCGCTCTCGCAGCTCAACCGCAGTCTCGAGCAGCGTCCCAACAAGCGCCCGGTGATGTCCGACCTGCGTGAGTCGGGCGCCATCGAGCAGGATGCCGACCTCATCGTGTTCATCTATCGCGATGAGGTCTATCACGAGGACACCCCCG
Coding sequences within:
- the rplI gene encoding 50S ribosomal protein L9, which translates into the protein MELILLKNVGGLGSLGDKVNVRPGYGRNYLVPRGFAVVATAENLEAFEARRAELEQLAAEQLAAAEARKAELEEMRVTVARKAGDEGRLFGSVGTADIAEAVTAAGIALDKSEVRLPNGAFRATGEYEVALHLHADVDTTIMVDVVPED
- the dnaB gene encoding replicative DNA helicase, translating into MFDPDTEELAALAAEGGMDRVRVPPHNLHAEQSLLGGLMLDNSAWDRVADVVSAPDLYRREHRLIFQSIARLAESDQPFDVVTLAETLERSEQLEAAGGLSYLATLVNETPSAANIKAYAQIVRDTSVLRQMIAAGTAIADSGYDSQGRPVTELLDDAERQVFEIAEQQARGGGGFQPIKSLLNLAVERIDTLYQSDEPITGLATGFTDFDGMTSGLQPSDLVIVAGRPSMGKTTFAMNMAEHVAIQSKRPVAVFSMEMPGDSLAMRMMSSLGRIDQHRVRTGKLEDDEWPRLTSAVNILASAKMFIDDTPALSPTEVRARARRLKREQDDLALIVIDYLQLMQAPGVGENRATEISAISRSLKALAKELDVPVIALSQLNRSLEQRPNKRPVMSDLRESGAIEQDADLIVFIYRDEVYHEDTPDKGIAEIIIGKQRNGPIGTTRLTFLGKYTKFENYIGSYYGEDDDG